One region of Salvelinus namaycush isolate Seneca chromosome 3, SaNama_1.0, whole genome shotgun sequence genomic DNA includes:
- the taf1c gene encoding TATA box-binding protein-associated factor RNA polymerase I subunit C isoform X2, which produces MDYNFPQKLFPVYFNSGPPSSTFRHNVGGWGSYGQVLEVNVALHENDVSLPKVDWKFESQHQVKGETWVPVEPIAIPLLRPKRGHKWSSTALSDPLDFSEQMQNFYQYKYTDAFCTMSHILGDNFHFRQGRRKVTVLGDNFHFRQGRRKVTVLGDNFHFRQGRRKVTVLGDNFHFRQGRRKVTVLGDNFHFRQGRRKVTVLGDNFHFRQGRRKVTVLGDNFHFRQGRRKVTVLGDNFHFRQGRRKVTVLGDNFHFRQGRRKVTVLGDNFHFRQGRRKVTVLGDNFHFRQGRRKVTVLGDNFHFRQGRRKASERNAVHMWQMKHFMHTLKYKKCELTHLERQAKRYHNLLSDVIHDIPPALLADHLHEELTYQSGQEQFSDHATGGAIGYISFTNTSISQQGCLVYPGKAGLNKLNFHRVVLEFQEGKPPCFDVSHKPLSFQLNGTIRQITIGLPQDECHVGVRCDYLCGVWKVSEKNIPKTLEVIQTKQPATCLSASPHVLGELLVTSESGAAYLWTVGKGLQKFRQEYSNLYFNSKSSWRWCDFSGHPRVMVYADRTGVELTDIRTKDHCSHTLFRIGQTPDCKSGERVILSNYLRDVHTFHHLVTTQHSAYVMDERFPCLPMIQWDHMMEHPPMFAQVVAGLPSGGGTTKVLLGSQRSQEVILLQYSGGREEACVTRGPPRALLSPRDSLGHLPVQLPHRQHHAQDRLANPAAGLTVIHQSQAKEDCICVLQLTEAGDIFYHTLKSQTETFSKDDPPAPTQNSVGPEGRSGDVQSTLGTSRSSALGETWYSSGPQSPADDSGFEGRRQPWDTPRAGLEMVINDPHDDLYLTLATNTGLTDTQETAATAPLPTVQSLDTNVNINPVRPKAKVSDEALLVWRKWILKLLKCPRKRRNLPHKTTKTEYLLPDDSLQKDPLEDHCRRTLRKDLRETMRNGHVLVHRNTCLKPLALVPVPAPVEPSEWADVLSERMSASWEPGLGGWRSWWEERLGLNREEKVEALRRKRRRQKQAKAHSRIDLSGSFTSSISYQSDLDSASLSGWSSAASQYASSDVDSAAKSCYNTKWATLSEPGTPRATTPTPQTSNSQPTTPHRVFGSKPTTPLKQLSSFLSQPTIPYSQSSSSSLPTIPYSQSSSSSLPTIPYSQFTSSEPLFTPQKQPTVGKLLPWTTVGSDSSAAGILRTVVATQKPKPQNQDYLNSLFASQEPMDASQGVGFNESRHHTPLATSSQLSSISTSQRNLKVGLTSSEPKRKKSRMGF; this is translated from the exons ATGGATTACAATTTCCCACAGAAACTTTTCCCGGTTTATTTCAACTCTGGGCCCCCAAGTTCTACGTTTAGACATAACGTCGGAGGTTGGGGTTCGTATGGTCAAGTGTTGGAAGTCAACGTCGCTCTACACGAG aacgACGTTAGTCTACCAAAAGTAGATTGGAAGTTCGAATCTCAACACCAAGTGAAGGGAGAGACTTGGGTGCCAGTGGAACCGATAGCAATACCACTTCTGCGACCAAAAAGAG GCCACAAATGGTCATCAACAGCACTGTCAGATCCTTTGGACTTTTCAGAGCAA ATGCAGAACTTCTACCAGTACAAGTACACGGATGCGTTTTGCACAATGAGCCACATCCTGGGGGATAACTTCCACTTTAGACAGGGGAGGAGAAAGGTGACTGTCCTGGGGGATAACTTCCACTTTAGACAGGGGAGGAGAAAGGTGACTGTCCTGGGGGATAACTTCCACTTTAGACAGGGGAGGAGAAAGGTGACTGTCCTGGGGGATAACTTCCACTTTAGACAGGGGAGGAGAAAGGTGACTGTCCTGGGGGATAACTTCCACTTTAGACAGGGGAGGAGAAAGGTGACTGTCCTGGGGGATAACTTCCACTTTAGACAGGGGAGGAGAAAGGTGACTGTCCTGGGGGATAACTTCCACTTTAGACAGGGGAGGAGAAAGGTGACTGTCCTGGGGGATAACTTCCACTTTAGACAGGGGAGGAGAAAGGTGACTGTCCTGGGGGATAACTTCCACTTTAGACAGGGGAGGAGAAAGGTGACTGTCCTGGGGGATAACTTCCACTTTAGACAGGGGAGGAGAAAGGTGACTGTCCTGGGGGATAACTTCCACTTTAGACAGGGGAGGAGAAAGGTGACTGTCCTGGGGGATAACTTCCACTTTAGACAGGGGAGGAGAAAG GCAAGTGAAAGAAATGCTGTTCACATGTGGCAGATGAAGCACTTCATGCACACACTTAAATACAAAAA GTGCGAGTTAACTCATTTGGAGCGGCAGGCCAAAAGGTACCACAACCTGTTATCAGATGTGATCCATGACATCCCTCCAGCCCTGCTAGCTGATCATCTCCATGAGGAGCTGACCTATCAGAGCGGGCAGGAGCAGTTCTCTGACCACGCCACAGGGGGTGCCATAGGGTACATTTCCTTTACCAACACCAGTATCTCTCAGCAAGGCTGTCTGGTGTACCCTGGGAAAGCTGGCCTTAACAAGCTTA ACTTCCACAGGGTGGTGCTAGAGTTTCAAGAAGGGAAGCCTCCATGTTTTGATGTGAGCCACAAGCCTCTCTCATTCCAGCTCAATGGTACAATCAGACAGATCACCATTGGCCTTCCGCAGGATGAAT GTCACGTGGGGGTGCGCTGTGACTACCTGTGTGGTGTCTGGAAGGTCAGTGAGAAGAACATCCCTAAGACTCTGGAGGTCATTCAGACCAAGCAGCCTGCTACATGTCTCAGTGCCAG TCCCCATGTCCTTGGAGAGCTTCTGGTGACCAGTGAGAGTGGAGCTGCCTATCTATGGACGGTGGGGAAAGG TTTGCAGAAGTTCCGTCAGGAGTACAGTAACCTGTACTTCAATTCTAAGTCGTCATGGAGATGGTGTGACTTCTCTGGCCACCCCAGGGTGATGGTGTATGCTGACCGGACAGGTGTGGAGCTCACTGATATCAGG ACCAAAGATCATTGCAGCCACACGCTGTTTCGTATCGGCCAAACTCCTGACTGTAAGAGTGGCGAGAGAGTCATCCTGTCCAATTACCTGAGAGATGTCCACACCTTCCACCACCTCGTCACCACACAG CACTCTGCCTACGTCATGGATGAGCGTTTCCCCTGCCTCCCCATGATCCAGTGGGATCACATGATGGAGCATCCTCCCATGTTTGCCCAGGTCGTGGCGGGGTTACCGTCGGGGGGAGGGACTACTAAGGTGCTGCTGGGCTCTCAGAGATCACAGGAAGTGATCCTGCTACAGTACTCAG GTGGTAGGGAGGAGGCCTGTGTCACCAGGGGCCCACCTCGGGCCTTGCTCAGCCCCAGAGACAGCCTTGGACACCTGCCTGTCCAACTCCCCCACAGACAGCACCATGCCCAGGACAGACTAGCCAATCCTGCTGCTG GTCTTACTGTCATCCATCAGAGTCAAGCCAAGGAGGACTGTATCTGTGTGCTGCAACTCACTGAGGCCGGAGACATCTTTTACCACACGCTAAAGTCCCAGACTGAGACCTTCAGTAAAGACGACCCACCGGCACCAACCCAGAACTCCGTGGGACCCGAGGGACGTAGCGGAGATGTACAGAGTACGTTAGGAACCTCAAGAAGTAGTGCCCTAGGTGAAACATGGTATTCCTCTGGACCCCAGTCTCCTGCGGATGACTCTGGGTTCGAGGGAAGGAGACAGCCGTGGGACACTCCTAGGGCTGGACTGGAGATGGTTATCAACGACCCTCATGACGACCTGTACCTGACGCTAGCAACAAACACAGGATTAACTGATACTCAGGAAACCGCTGCTACTGCTCCTCTACCTACAGTCCAGTCTTTGGACACTAATGTTAACATTAACCCCGTCAGGCCAAAGGCCAAAGTCAGTGATGAGGCTCTGTTGGTTTGGAGGAAGTGGATCCTCAAACTGTTAAAGTGCCCCCGGAAGCGCCGCAATCTCCCACACAAGACCACAAAAACCGAGTATCTTCTACCCGACGACAGCCTTCAGAAAGACCCGTTGGAAGATCACTGTCGTCGGACCCTGAGGAAGGACCTGAGGGAGACCATGAGGAATGGACATGTCCTCGTCCACAGGAACACCTGTCTCAAACCCCTGGCTCTGGTCCCTGTCCCGGCACCCGTGGAGCCCTCTGAGTGGGCTGATGTGCTGAGCGAGAGGATGAGCGCATCGTGGGAGCCTGGGCTGGGGGGatggaggagctggtgggaggagAGGCTGGGGCTGAACCGAGAGGAGAAG GTGGAGGCTCtgcggaggaagaggaggagacagaaacaGGCAAAGGCTCACAGTCGTATCGACCTATCAGGCAGCTTCACCTCGTCCATCAGCTACCAATCAGACCTGGACAGCGCCTCTCTCTCCGGTTGGTCCTCGGCAGCCAGTCAGTACGCCAGCTCCGACGTAGACAGTGCGGCCAAAAGCTGCTACAACACCAAGTGGGCCACCCTGTCTGAGCCGGGTACACCGAGGGCTACCACACCAACACCACAGACCAGTAACTCACAGCCCACAACACCTCATAGGGTGTTTGGTTCAAAACCAACTACACCACTGAAGCAGCTTAGTAGTTTCCTCTCCCAGCCCACTATCCCCTATTCACAGAGCAGTAGCAG TTCACTGCCCACTATCCCCTATTCACAGAGCAGTAGTAGTTCACTGCCCACTATCCCCTATTCACAGTTCACTAGTTCCGAGCCACTGTTTACACCCCAAAAACAGCCCACCGTTGGTAAGTTGTTGCCCTGGACAACAGTAGGTTCTGACTCCAGCGCGGCGGGCATTTTGAGAACGGTGGTGGCAACCCAGAAGCCAAAGCCACAGAATCAGGATTATTTAAATTCTCTCTTTGCATCCCAGGAGCCTATGGATGCCTCACAGGGAGTAGGGTTTAATGAGAGCAGACATCATACTCCTTTGGCCACCTCTTCTCAGCTGTCCTCCATCTCTACTTCACAGAGGAACCTGAAAGTGGGACTGACCTCCTCAGAACCCAAAAGGAAGAAGTCTCGTATGGGATTCTGA
- the taf1c gene encoding TATA box-binding protein-associated factor RNA polymerase I subunit C isoform X3, with amino-acid sequence MDYNFPQKLFPVYFNSGPPSSTFRHNVGGWGSYGQVLEVNVALHENDVSLPKVDWKFESQHQVKGETWVPVEPIAIPLLRPKRGHKWSSTALSDPLDFSEQMQNFYQYKYTDAFCTMSHILGDNFHFRQGRRKASERNAVHMWQMKHFMHTLKYKKCELTHLERQAKRYHNLLSDVIHDIPPALLADHLHEELTYQSGQEQFSDHATGGAIGYISFTNTSISQQGCLVYPGKAGLNKLNFHRVVLEFQEGKPPCFDVSHKPLSFQLNGTIRQITIGLPQDECHVGVRCDYLCGVWKVSEKNIPKTLEVIQTKQPATCLSASPHVLGELLVTSESGAAYLWTVGKGLQKFRQEYSNLYFNSKSSWRWCDFSGHPRVMVYADRTGVELTDIRTKDHCSHTLFRIGQTPDCKSGERVILSNYLRDVHTFHHLVTTQHSAYVMDERFPCLPMIQWDHMMEHPPMFAQVVAGLPSGGGTTKVLLGSQRSQEVILLQYSGGREEACVTRGPPRALLSPRDSLGHLPVQLPHRQHHAQDRLANPAAGLTVIHQSQAKEDCICVLQLTEAGDIFYHTLKSQTETFSKDDPPAPTQNSVGPEGRSGDVQSTLGTSRSSALGETWYSSGPQSPADDSGFEGRRQPWDTPRAGLEMVINDPHDDLYLTLATNTGLTDTQETAATAPLPTVQSLDTNVNINPVRPKAKVSDEALLVWRKWILKLLKCPRKRRNLPHKTTKTEYLLPDDSLQKDPLEDHCRRTLRKDLRETMRNGHVLVHRNTCLKPLALVPVPAPVEPSEWADVLSERMSASWEPGLGGWRSWWEERLGLNREEKVEALRRKRRRQKQAKAHSRIDLSGSFTSSISYQSDLDSASLSGWSSAASQYASSDVDSAAKSCYNTKWATLSEPGTPRATTPTPQTSNSQPTTPHRVFGSKPTTPLKQLSSFLSQPTIPYSQSSSSSLPTIPYSQSSSSSLPTIPYSQSSSSSLPTIPYSQFTSSEPLFTPQKQPTVGKLLPWTTVGSDSSAAGILRTVVATQKPKPQNQDYLNSLFASQEPMDASQGVGFNESRHHTPLATSSQLSSISTSQRNLKVGLTSSEPKRKKSRMGF; translated from the exons ATGGATTACAATTTCCCACAGAAACTTTTCCCGGTTTATTTCAACTCTGGGCCCCCAAGTTCTACGTTTAGACATAACGTCGGAGGTTGGGGTTCGTATGGTCAAGTGTTGGAAGTCAACGTCGCTCTACACGAG aacgACGTTAGTCTACCAAAAGTAGATTGGAAGTTCGAATCTCAACACCAAGTGAAGGGAGAGACTTGGGTGCCAGTGGAACCGATAGCAATACCACTTCTGCGACCAAAAAGAG GCCACAAATGGTCATCAACAGCACTGTCAGATCCTTTGGACTTTTCAGAGCAA ATGCAGAACTTCTACCAGTACAAGTACACGGATGCGTTTTGCACAATGAGCCACATCCTGGGGGATAACTTCCACTTTAGACAGGGGAGGAGAAAG GCAAGTGAAAGAAATGCTGTTCACATGTGGCAGATGAAGCACTTCATGCACACACTTAAATACAAAAA GTGCGAGTTAACTCATTTGGAGCGGCAGGCCAAAAGGTACCACAACCTGTTATCAGATGTGATCCATGACATCCCTCCAGCCCTGCTAGCTGATCATCTCCATGAGGAGCTGACCTATCAGAGCGGGCAGGAGCAGTTCTCTGACCACGCCACAGGGGGTGCCATAGGGTACATTTCCTTTACCAACACCAGTATCTCTCAGCAAGGCTGTCTGGTGTACCCTGGGAAAGCTGGCCTTAACAAGCTTA ACTTCCACAGGGTGGTGCTAGAGTTTCAAGAAGGGAAGCCTCCATGTTTTGATGTGAGCCACAAGCCTCTCTCATTCCAGCTCAATGGTACAATCAGACAGATCACCATTGGCCTTCCGCAGGATGAAT GTCACGTGGGGGTGCGCTGTGACTACCTGTGTGGTGTCTGGAAGGTCAGTGAGAAGAACATCCCTAAGACTCTGGAGGTCATTCAGACCAAGCAGCCTGCTACATGTCTCAGTGCCAG TCCCCATGTCCTTGGAGAGCTTCTGGTGACCAGTGAGAGTGGAGCTGCCTATCTATGGACGGTGGGGAAAGG TTTGCAGAAGTTCCGTCAGGAGTACAGTAACCTGTACTTCAATTCTAAGTCGTCATGGAGATGGTGTGACTTCTCTGGCCACCCCAGGGTGATGGTGTATGCTGACCGGACAGGTGTGGAGCTCACTGATATCAGG ACCAAAGATCATTGCAGCCACACGCTGTTTCGTATCGGCCAAACTCCTGACTGTAAGAGTGGCGAGAGAGTCATCCTGTCCAATTACCTGAGAGATGTCCACACCTTCCACCACCTCGTCACCACACAG CACTCTGCCTACGTCATGGATGAGCGTTTCCCCTGCCTCCCCATGATCCAGTGGGATCACATGATGGAGCATCCTCCCATGTTTGCCCAGGTCGTGGCGGGGTTACCGTCGGGGGGAGGGACTACTAAGGTGCTGCTGGGCTCTCAGAGATCACAGGAAGTGATCCTGCTACAGTACTCAG GTGGTAGGGAGGAGGCCTGTGTCACCAGGGGCCCACCTCGGGCCTTGCTCAGCCCCAGAGACAGCCTTGGACACCTGCCTGTCCAACTCCCCCACAGACAGCACCATGCCCAGGACAGACTAGCCAATCCTGCTGCTG GTCTTACTGTCATCCATCAGAGTCAAGCCAAGGAGGACTGTATCTGTGTGCTGCAACTCACTGAGGCCGGAGACATCTTTTACCACACGCTAAAGTCCCAGACTGAGACCTTCAGTAAAGACGACCCACCGGCACCAACCCAGAACTCCGTGGGACCCGAGGGACGTAGCGGAGATGTACAGAGTACGTTAGGAACCTCAAGAAGTAGTGCCCTAGGTGAAACATGGTATTCCTCTGGACCCCAGTCTCCTGCGGATGACTCTGGGTTCGAGGGAAGGAGACAGCCGTGGGACACTCCTAGGGCTGGACTGGAGATGGTTATCAACGACCCTCATGACGACCTGTACCTGACGCTAGCAACAAACACAGGATTAACTGATACTCAGGAAACCGCTGCTACTGCTCCTCTACCTACAGTCCAGTCTTTGGACACTAATGTTAACATTAACCCCGTCAGGCCAAAGGCCAAAGTCAGTGATGAGGCTCTGTTGGTTTGGAGGAAGTGGATCCTCAAACTGTTAAAGTGCCCCCGGAAGCGCCGCAATCTCCCACACAAGACCACAAAAACCGAGTATCTTCTACCCGACGACAGCCTTCAGAAAGACCCGTTGGAAGATCACTGTCGTCGGACCCTGAGGAAGGACCTGAGGGAGACCATGAGGAATGGACATGTCCTCGTCCACAGGAACACCTGTCTCAAACCCCTGGCTCTGGTCCCTGTCCCGGCACCCGTGGAGCCCTCTGAGTGGGCTGATGTGCTGAGCGAGAGGATGAGCGCATCGTGGGAGCCTGGGCTGGGGGGatggaggagctggtgggaggagAGGCTGGGGCTGAACCGAGAGGAGAAG GTGGAGGCTCtgcggaggaagaggaggagacagaaacaGGCAAAGGCTCACAGTCGTATCGACCTATCAGGCAGCTTCACCTCGTCCATCAGCTACCAATCAGACCTGGACAGCGCCTCTCTCTCCGGTTGGTCCTCGGCAGCCAGTCAGTACGCCAGCTCCGACGTAGACAGTGCGGCCAAAAGCTGCTACAACACCAAGTGGGCCACCCTGTCTGAGCCGGGTACACCGAGGGCTACCACACCAACACCACAGACCAGTAACTCACAGCCCACAACACCTCATAGGGTGTTTGGTTCAAAACCAACTACACCACTGAAGCAGCTTAGTAGTTTCCTCTCCCAGCCCACTATCCCCTATTCACAGAGCAGTAGCAGTTCACTGCCCACTATCCCCTATTCACAGAGCAGTAGTAGTTCACTGCCCACTATCCCCTATTCACAGAGCAGTAGTAGTTCACTGCCCACTATCCCCTATTCACAGTTCACTAGTTCCGAGCCACTGTTTACACCCCAAAAACAGCCCACCGTTGGTAAGTTGTTGCCCTGGACAACAGTAGGTTCTGACTCCAGCGCGGCGGGCATTTTGAGAACGGTGGTGGCAACCCAGAAGCCAAAGCCACAGAATCAGGATTATTTAAATTCTCTCTTTGCATCCCAGGAGCCTATGGATGCCTCACAGGGAGTAGGGTTTAATGAGAGCAGACATCATACTCCTTTGGCCACCTCTTCTCAGCTGTCCTCCATCTCTACTTCACAGAGGAACCTGAAAGTGGGACTGACCTCCTCAGAACCCAAAAGGAAGAAGTCTCGTATGGGATTCTGA
- the taf1c gene encoding TATA box-binding protein-associated factor RNA polymerase I subunit C isoform X1 encodes MDYNFPQKLFPVYFNSGPPSSTFRHNVGGWGSYGQVLEVNVALHENDVSLPKVDWKFESQHQVKGETWVPVEPIAIPLLRPKRGHKWSSTALSDPLDFSEQMQNFYQYKYTDAFCTMSHILGDNFHFRQGRRKVTVLGDNFHFRQGRRKVTVLGDNFHFRQGRRKVTVLGDNFHFRQGRRKVTVLGDNFHFRQGRRKVTVLGDNFHFRQGRRKVTVLGDNFHFRQGRRKVTVLGDNFHFRQGRRKVTVLGDNFHFRQGRRKVTVLGDNFHFRQGRRKVTVLGDNFHFRQGRRKVTVLGDNFHFRQGRRKASERNAVHMWQMKHFMHTLKYKKCELTHLERQAKRYHNLLSDVIHDIPPALLADHLHEELTYQSGQEQFSDHATGGAIGYISFTNTSISQQGCLVYPGKAGLNKLNFHRVVLEFQEGKPPCFDVSHKPLSFQLNGTIRQITIGLPQDECHVGVRCDYLCGVWKVSEKNIPKTLEVIQTKQPATCLSASPHVLGELLVTSESGAAYLWTVGKGLQKFRQEYSNLYFNSKSSWRWCDFSGHPRVMVYADRTGVELTDIRTKDHCSHTLFRIGQTPDCKSGERVILSNYLRDVHTFHHLVTTQHSAYVMDERFPCLPMIQWDHMMEHPPMFAQVVAGLPSGGGTTKVLLGSQRSQEVILLQYSGGREEACVTRGPPRALLSPRDSLGHLPVQLPHRQHHAQDRLANPAAGLTVIHQSQAKEDCICVLQLTEAGDIFYHTLKSQTETFSKDDPPAPTQNSVGPEGRSGDVQSTLGTSRSSALGETWYSSGPQSPADDSGFEGRRQPWDTPRAGLEMVINDPHDDLYLTLATNTGLTDTQETAATAPLPTVQSLDTNVNINPVRPKAKVSDEALLVWRKWILKLLKCPRKRRNLPHKTTKTEYLLPDDSLQKDPLEDHCRRTLRKDLRETMRNGHVLVHRNTCLKPLALVPVPAPVEPSEWADVLSERMSASWEPGLGGWRSWWEERLGLNREEKVEALRRKRRRQKQAKAHSRIDLSGSFTSSISYQSDLDSASLSGWSSAASQYASSDVDSAAKSCYNTKWATLSEPGTPRATTPTPQTSNSQPTTPHRVFGSKPTTPLKQLSSFLSQPTIPYSQSSSSSLPTIPYSQSSSSSLPTIPYSQSSSSSLPTIPYSQFTSSEPLFTPQKQPTVGKLLPWTTVGSDSSAAGILRTVVATQKPKPQNQDYLNSLFASQEPMDASQGVGFNESRHHTPLATSSQLSSISTSQRNLKVGLTSSEPKRKKSRMGF; translated from the exons ATGGATTACAATTTCCCACAGAAACTTTTCCCGGTTTATTTCAACTCTGGGCCCCCAAGTTCTACGTTTAGACATAACGTCGGAGGTTGGGGTTCGTATGGTCAAGTGTTGGAAGTCAACGTCGCTCTACACGAG aacgACGTTAGTCTACCAAAAGTAGATTGGAAGTTCGAATCTCAACACCAAGTGAAGGGAGAGACTTGGGTGCCAGTGGAACCGATAGCAATACCACTTCTGCGACCAAAAAGAG GCCACAAATGGTCATCAACAGCACTGTCAGATCCTTTGGACTTTTCAGAGCAA ATGCAGAACTTCTACCAGTACAAGTACACGGATGCGTTTTGCACAATGAGCCACATCCTGGGGGATAACTTCCACTTTAGACAGGGGAGGAGAAAGGTGACTGTCCTGGGGGATAACTTCCACTTTAGACAGGGGAGGAGAAAGGTGACTGTCCTGGGGGATAACTTCCACTTTAGACAGGGGAGGAGAAAGGTGACTGTCCTGGGGGATAACTTCCACTTTAGACAGGGGAGGAGAAAGGTGACTGTCCTGGGGGATAACTTCCACTTTAGACAGGGGAGGAGAAAGGTGACTGTCCTGGGGGATAACTTCCACTTTAGACAGGGGAGGAGAAAGGTGACTGTCCTGGGGGATAACTTCCACTTTAGACAGGGGAGGAGAAAGGTGACTGTCCTGGGGGATAACTTCCACTTTAGACAGGGGAGGAGAAAGGTGACTGTCCTGGGGGATAACTTCCACTTTAGACAGGGGAGGAGAAAGGTGACTGTCCTGGGGGATAACTTCCACTTTAGACAGGGGAGGAGAAAGGTGACTGTCCTGGGGGATAACTTCCACTTTAGACAGGGGAGGAGAAAGGTGACTGTCCTGGGGGATAACTTCCACTTTAGACAGGGGAGGAGAAAG GCAAGTGAAAGAAATGCTGTTCACATGTGGCAGATGAAGCACTTCATGCACACACTTAAATACAAAAA GTGCGAGTTAACTCATTTGGAGCGGCAGGCCAAAAGGTACCACAACCTGTTATCAGATGTGATCCATGACATCCCTCCAGCCCTGCTAGCTGATCATCTCCATGAGGAGCTGACCTATCAGAGCGGGCAGGAGCAGTTCTCTGACCACGCCACAGGGGGTGCCATAGGGTACATTTCCTTTACCAACACCAGTATCTCTCAGCAAGGCTGTCTGGTGTACCCTGGGAAAGCTGGCCTTAACAAGCTTA ACTTCCACAGGGTGGTGCTAGAGTTTCAAGAAGGGAAGCCTCCATGTTTTGATGTGAGCCACAAGCCTCTCTCATTCCAGCTCAATGGTACAATCAGACAGATCACCATTGGCCTTCCGCAGGATGAAT GTCACGTGGGGGTGCGCTGTGACTACCTGTGTGGTGTCTGGAAGGTCAGTGAGAAGAACATCCCTAAGACTCTGGAGGTCATTCAGACCAAGCAGCCTGCTACATGTCTCAGTGCCAG TCCCCATGTCCTTGGAGAGCTTCTGGTGACCAGTGAGAGTGGAGCTGCCTATCTATGGACGGTGGGGAAAGG TTTGCAGAAGTTCCGTCAGGAGTACAGTAACCTGTACTTCAATTCTAAGTCGTCATGGAGATGGTGTGACTTCTCTGGCCACCCCAGGGTGATGGTGTATGCTGACCGGACAGGTGTGGAGCTCACTGATATCAGG ACCAAAGATCATTGCAGCCACACGCTGTTTCGTATCGGCCAAACTCCTGACTGTAAGAGTGGCGAGAGAGTCATCCTGTCCAATTACCTGAGAGATGTCCACACCTTCCACCACCTCGTCACCACACAG CACTCTGCCTACGTCATGGATGAGCGTTTCCCCTGCCTCCCCATGATCCAGTGGGATCACATGATGGAGCATCCTCCCATGTTTGCCCAGGTCGTGGCGGGGTTACCGTCGGGGGGAGGGACTACTAAGGTGCTGCTGGGCTCTCAGAGATCACAGGAAGTGATCCTGCTACAGTACTCAG GTGGTAGGGAGGAGGCCTGTGTCACCAGGGGCCCACCTCGGGCCTTGCTCAGCCCCAGAGACAGCCTTGGACACCTGCCTGTCCAACTCCCCCACAGACAGCACCATGCCCAGGACAGACTAGCCAATCCTGCTGCTG GTCTTACTGTCATCCATCAGAGTCAAGCCAAGGAGGACTGTATCTGTGTGCTGCAACTCACTGAGGCCGGAGACATCTTTTACCACACGCTAAAGTCCCAGACTGAGACCTTCAGTAAAGACGACCCACCGGCACCAACCCAGAACTCCGTGGGACCCGAGGGACGTAGCGGAGATGTACAGAGTACGTTAGGAACCTCAAGAAGTAGTGCCCTAGGTGAAACATGGTATTCCTCTGGACCCCAGTCTCCTGCGGATGACTCTGGGTTCGAGGGAAGGAGACAGCCGTGGGACACTCCTAGGGCTGGACTGGAGATGGTTATCAACGACCCTCATGACGACCTGTACCTGACGCTAGCAACAAACACAGGATTAACTGATACTCAGGAAACCGCTGCTACTGCTCCTCTACCTACAGTCCAGTCTTTGGACACTAATGTTAACATTAACCCCGTCAGGCCAAAGGCCAAAGTCAGTGATGAGGCTCTGTTGGTTTGGAGGAAGTGGATCCTCAAACTGTTAAAGTGCCCCCGGAAGCGCCGCAATCTCCCACACAAGACCACAAAAACCGAGTATCTTCTACCCGACGACAGCCTTCAGAAAGACCCGTTGGAAGATCACTGTCGTCGGACCCTGAGGAAGGACCTGAGGGAGACCATGAGGAATGGACATGTCCTCGTCCACAGGAACACCTGTCTCAAACCCCTGGCTCTGGTCCCTGTCCCGGCACCCGTGGAGCCCTCTGAGTGGGCTGATGTGCTGAGCGAGAGGATGAGCGCATCGTGGGAGCCTGGGCTGGGGGGatggaggagctggtgggaggagAGGCTGGGGCTGAACCGAGAGGAGAAG GTGGAGGCTCtgcggaggaagaggaggagacagaaacaGGCAAAGGCTCACAGTCGTATCGACCTATCAGGCAGCTTCACCTCGTCCATCAGCTACCAATCAGACCTGGACAGCGCCTCTCTCTCCGGTTGGTCCTCGGCAGCCAGTCAGTACGCCAGCTCCGACGTAGACAGTGCGGCCAAAAGCTGCTACAACACCAAGTGGGCCACCCTGTCTGAGCCGGGTACACCGAGGGCTACCACACCAACACCACAGACCAGTAACTCACAGCCCACAACACCTCATAGGGTGTTTGGTTCAAAACCAACTACACCACTGAAGCAGCTTAGTAGTTTCCTCTCCCAGCCCACTATCCCCTATTCACAGAGCAGTAGCAGTTCACTGCCCACTATCCCCTATTCACAGAGCAGTAGTAGTTCACTGCCCACTATCCCCTATTCACAGAGCAGTAGTAGTTCACTGCCCACTATCCCCTATTCACAGTTCACTAGTTCCGAGCCACTGTTTACACCCCAAAAACAGCCCACCGTTGGTAAGTTGTTGCCCTGGACAACAGTAGGTTCTGACTCCAGCGCGGCGGGCATTTTGAGAACGGTGGTGGCAACCCAGAAGCCAAAGCCACAGAATCAGGATTATTTAAATTCTCTCTTTGCATCCCAGGAGCCTATGGATGCCTCACAGGGAGTAGGGTTTAATGAGAGCAGACATCATACTCCTTTGGCCACCTCTTCTCAGCTGTCCTCCATCTCTACTTCACAGAGGAACCTGAAAGTGGGACTGACCTCCTCAGAACCCAAAAGGAAGAAGTCTCGTATGGGATTCTGA